In the Amblyraja radiata isolate CabotCenter1 chromosome 13, sAmbRad1.1.pri, whole genome shotgun sequence genome, one interval contains:
- the LOC116979736 gene encoding cytochrome c oxidase assembly protein COX18, mitochondrial isoform X4, translated as MKRIISELYVRDNCHPFKASLLIWVQLPLWVFISIALRNLSLAASDSSAVSVAQNLSVGGVLWFPDMTLPDSTWIMPISLGLINLLIVEIVALRRTELSKFQKCVTYMIRGFSVLMVPIAATVPSSMALYWLTSSCVGLGQNLLLRAPNLRTLCRIPKMKSDSDTPFRDLSAAFLAKYFSRK; from the exons ATGAAAAGGATCATCTCGGAGCTCTACGTGCGTGACAACTGTCATCCTTTCAAAGCAAGTCTTCTCATCTGGGTCCAGCTGCCACTCTGGGTTTTCATCTCCATCGCTTTGCGGAACCTGAGTCTAGCAGCATCTGATTCTTCAGCAG TATCTGTGGCTCAGAATCTATCGGTGGGTGGTGTACTTTGGTTTCCTGACATGACTTTGCCTGATTCTACCTGGATAATGCCTATTTCATTGGGGCTCATTAACCTTTTAATCGTTGAG ATCGTTGCCCTCAGGAGAACTGAATTGTCAAAATTTCAGAAATGCGTTACATACATGATCCGTGGATTTTCGGTGCTCATGGTCCCAATTGCTGCAACCGTGCCCTCG TCAATGGCTCTCTATTGGCTGACATCCAGCTGTGTGGGTCTTGGACAGAATTTGCTGCTGCGTGCTCCCAACCTTCGCACATTGTGCCGGATTCCCAAGATGAAGTCCGATTCAGACACTCCCTTCAGAGACTTATCAGCAGCATTTCTTGCAAAATATTTCTCTCGGAAATGA
- the LOC116979736 gene encoding cytochrome c oxidase assembly protein COX18, mitochondrial isoform X3 — MFQIHLGTLSSCQYNLYETFHFRKNMKRIISELYVRDNCHPFKASLLIWVQLPLWVFISIALRNLSLAASDSSAVSVAQNLSVGGVLWFPDMTLPDSTWIMPISLGLINLLIVEIVALRRTELSKFQKCVTYMIRGFSVLMVPIAATVPSSMALYWLTSSCVGLGQNLLLRAPNLRTLCRIPKMKSDSDTPFRDLSAAFLAKYFSRK, encoded by the exons TTTCCATTTCAGGAAAAATATGAAAAGGATCATCTCGGAGCTCTACGTGCGTGACAACTGTCATCCTTTCAAAGCAAGTCTTCTCATCTGGGTCCAGCTGCCACTCTGGGTTTTCATCTCCATCGCTTTGCGGAACCTGAGTCTAGCAGCATCTGATTCTTCAGCAG TATCTGTGGCTCAGAATCTATCGGTGGGTGGTGTACTTTGGTTTCCTGACATGACTTTGCCTGATTCTACCTGGATAATGCCTATTTCATTGGGGCTCATTAACCTTTTAATCGTTGAG ATCGTTGCCCTCAGGAGAACTGAATTGTCAAAATTTCAGAAATGCGTTACATACATGATCCGTGGATTTTCGGTGCTCATGGTCCCAATTGCTGCAACCGTGCCCTCG TCAATGGCTCTCTATTGGCTGACATCCAGCTGTGTGGGTCTTGGACAGAATTTGCTGCTGCGTGCTCCCAACCTTCGCACATTGTGCCGGATTCCCAAGATGAAGTCCGATTCAGACACTCCCTTCAGAGACTTATCAGCAGCATTTCTTGCAAAATATTTCTCTCGGAAATGA